A window of the Macrobrachium rosenbergii isolate ZJJX-2024 chromosome 13, ASM4041242v1, whole genome shotgun sequence genome harbors these coding sequences:
- the LOC136845303 gene encoding uncharacterized protein has translation MECSFKITVREHRMAGNTHLTWNFIKPMEFWSLASSGRISLQEMKLQTQVSMTTLKQTLQVKLVPRTSAESHVTPVKLFCQNFCRNPGDFETPYCFSLNPNLTGKQSCPVSFCPELYHYRTSSRGLEYQGTRDFREERKCLDVCKVDETLGLSCPTRSQPTDRIAYRTWIPCDIPMQKEIPVFEEIYRRGTIFIPITTWYVPASPHNISYSGSGELMLYLPESSEFRSTLSVVFQIRLPDPGDVDSFHLNINFLPGETFEEYYNVSFSTNGVEIQKIVYQSNTLVLGKKIMEDSEEDEVDLKENQGKLKKAISVGKDIKDKIKKIKDTATRNGTAKIFKKTDTSGKYAELPFMKLRHDWLVFEIKFLGTRISLYFEGESKPILELKLPLERLDISQYKFNDRFVFQRYKAPRYVNFHSIRGSSMVAIKKVNKNIYTCMEGRIKYPSPDDHAHLHPLAAMPLQYPKDDNPLDERVRNRSRKLCIRLTNTPASIIFFSAPIFSSSNIHSIKKVLTLLLEVRREAITTKQCILIRGIDFRNADVSCDSNMQVVSEIKLQKIIPVGAVVSLCIENYLKDGHSIVKINGLIGGSSILNETVLKGAFLRYWTLLKKPPGEQDTKISQLGPLEFTTFHNLCTKQKYTSPLVAACVIHNYDFLEVDKKHTQHIGGITWSNTGKPCFPWSYFRSHLVTTVTGEDIQEGNSCMFLPNGTEMNNESTSQRIDFWCYVSLNGSKELCDIPNCGEIFAGMNCLPTYDKKLYSPSSADVCSEIVDPHFILDLSVPFIRAVGTRTQIFNADKGVVVYLRSVSASMQAPVCIYLYSDTDDFPLAEFRITTSSLSLGYLWLAWNDIKVSTERLSYYLNSWSYNAYTVSQSPAGWNLFHGDDFQPSVTFNTSLQLTEIQLSGCFRRETVQHTRLFVAVHIEPVLYANEMQEILGLHYFPGVDLRQHLSRYYLIKKKTSPHSYVKFSLMLLQTKEVVSFWIFLFKEFPMPSTAPLARIHITEHSISVFHGGLTSREFKRETGPQFIAFKQFFKLEIDVRVYKHSYKLTAIYKKTGLSVGLKYLPSFYSMQVSQGGMKVVQLKN, from the coding sequence ATGGAGTGCAGTTTCAAGATCACTGTAAGAGAACACAGGATGGCAGGGAATACTCATCTAACCTGGAACTTCATAAAACCGATGGAGTTTTGGAGCCTTGCATCTTCTGGGAGGATATCTCTTCAGGAAATGAAACTGCAAACACAAGTCAGCATGACAACACTGAAGCAAACTCTACAAGTGAAGCTAGTCCCCAGAACTTCTGCAGAAAGCCACGTGACTCCAGTAAAGCTATTCTGCCAGAACTTCTGCAGAAACCCAGGTGACTTTGAGACTCCATACTGCTTTAGTCTCAATCCCAATTTAACTGGGAAACAGTCTTGTCCTGTTTCATTTTGCCCTGAGCTTTATCATTATCGAACCAGCAGTAGAGGTCTAGAGTATCAGGGAACACGAGACTTCAGAGAGGAGAGAAAGTGTCTTGATGTCTGTAAAGTTGATGAGACACTGGGTCTTTCCTGCCCAACACGGTCACAACCAACCGATCGAATTGCTTATAGAACGTGGATTCCATGCGATATTCCTATGCAAAAGGAAATCCCTGTATTTGAGGAAATATACAGAAGAGGAACTATTTTCATTCCTATCACCACTTGGTATGTCCCTGCGTCACCTCACAATATTAGTTATTCCGGGTCAGGAGAACTGATGCTCTATTTGCCAGAGTCTTCTGAGTTTAGGAGCACTCTAAGTGTCGTATTTCAGATTCGGCTGCCAGACCCAGGGGATGTTGACTCTTTCCAtctgaacattaattttttaccCGGTGAAACTTTTGAGGAGTATTACAATGTAAGTTTTTCGACAAACGGGGTTGAAATTCAAAAGATCGTATATCAGTCTAATACTCTTGttttaggaaagaaaattatggaaGATTCAGAGGAAGATGAGgtagatttaaaggaaaatcagGGAAAGTTAAAGAAAGCAATCTCGGTTGGAAAGGACATtaaggataagataaagaaaataaaagacactgCCACGCGCAATGGAACCgctaaaatatttaagaaaacagaTACTTCAGGGAAATATGCAGAATTACCATTCATGAAACTACGGCATGACTGGCTGGTTTTCGAGATAAAATTCCTTGGGACAAGAATTTCTCTGTACTTTGAAGGAGAGAGTAAACCTATCCTAGAGTTGAAGCTCCCACTTGAAAGACTGGATATTAGTCAATATAAATTTAATGACAGGTTTGTGTTCCAAAGATACAAGGCTCCAAGATATGTTAACTTTCATTCTATAAGAGGGTCAAGCATGGTGGCTATAAAGAAGGTGAACAAGAACATTTACACTTGCATGGAAGGGAGGATCAAATACCCTTCTCCAGATGATCATGCCCACTTGCATCCTCTGGCAGCTATGCCCCTTCAGTACCCAAAGGACGACAATCCACTGgatgaaagggtgagaaatagaAGCCGGAAACTTTGCATTCGGTTAACCAACACACCAGCctccatcattttcttttctgcgCCCATTTTTAGTAGTTCAAATATCCATTCTATTAAGAAGGTACTAACATTGCTACTTGAAGTGCGAAGAGAGGCTATAACGACTAAACAGTGTATACTTATCAGAGGTATTGATTTTAGAAATGCGGATGTCAGTTGCGACAGTAACATGCAGGTTGTTTCGGAAATTAAACTACAGAAGATCATACCAGTTGGAGCAGTGGTAAGCCTTTGCATTGAGAATTATCTCAAGGACGGTCACAGTATTGTTAAAATTAATGGGTTGATTGGGGGGTCCTCAATTCTCAATGAAACCGTACTGAAAGGTGCATTTCTTCGTTACTGGACTCTTTTGAAGAAACCACCTGGTGAGCAAGATACCAAAATATCTCAGCTCGGACCACTTGAATTCACCACCTTCCACAACTTGTGcaccaaacaaaaatacaccagCCCTTTGGTAGCTGCATGTGTGATCCATAACTACGACTTTCTGGAAGTAGATAAGAAACACACACAGCACATCGGTGGAATAACATGGAGTAACACTGGGAAACCCTGCTTTCCTTGGTCGTATTTTAGAAGCCACCTGGTAACAACAGTAACTGGAGAAGATATTCAAGAAGGAAACTCATGTATGTTTCTTCCAAATGGcactgaaatgaataatgaaagtaCCTCCCAGAGGATAGATTTCTGGTGCTATGTGAGTCTGAATGGCAGCAAGGAACTGTGTGACATCCCCAACTGCGGGGAAATATTTGCAGGTATGAATTGCCTTCCAACTTATGATAAAAAACTATACAGTCCATCAAGTGCGGATGTTTGCAGTGAAATTGTGGATCCACACTTTATTTTGGACTTAAGTGTTCCCTTCATAAGAGCAGTTGGAACCAGAACCCAGATTTTCAACGCTGATAAAGGTGTAGTGGTATACCTGAGGAGTGTTTCAGCATCCATGCAAGCTCCAGTTTGCATTTATCTCTATAGCGACACTGACGACTTTCCTTTGGCTGAATTCAGGATTACCACTTCCAGCCTTTCCCTGGGGTACTTGTGGCTTGCTTGGAATGACATCAAAGTTTCCACTGAAAGACTTTCATATTATCTCAATTCTTGGTCATACAATGCATACACTGTATCCCAAAGTCCAGCTGGTTGGAATTTGTTCCATGGAGATGACTTTCAACCTTCAGTTACGTTTAACACGTCTCTTCAATTAACTGAAATCCAGCTAAGTGGCTGTTTCAGAAGAGAAACAGTACAACACACAAGGCTATTTGTTGCAGTACACATTGAGCCAGTCTTGTATGCCAATGAAATGCAAGAGATTCTGGGTTTACATTACTTTCCAGGTGTAGACCTCAGACAACACTTGAGTAGGTAttatctcattaaaaagaaaaccaGTCCACATAGTTATGTAAAATTCTCCCTGATGCTTTTGCAAACTAAGGAAGTTGTATCTTTCTGGATTTTTCTGTTCAAGGAATTCCCAATGCCCAGCACTGCACCTTTAGCTCGAATACATATAACTGAACACTCGATATCTGTCTTTCATGGAGGTTTGACAAGCCGTGAGTTCAAACGTGAGACTGGTCCACAATTTATTGCCTTCAAACAGTTCTTCAAGTTAGAAATAGATGTGAGGGTTTATAAGCATTCATATAAACTGACAgctatatataagaaaacaggaTTGAGTGTGGGTTTAAAATATCTGCCCTCATTTTACAGCATGCAGGTTTCTCAAGGTGGAATGAAAGTAGTACAgctaaaaaactga
- the LOC136844804 gene encoding protein NYNRIN-like, protein MVQLGINYEDLAREQAADPETPAYRTAITSLKWRDVPLAPRGPNLLCDVSTGQPCPLVPSSCRRQVFDFIHRLSHSSGRTAAKLLSEKFVWHGVQKDTRTWARQCLQCQTSKVGRHTESGIGEFPQPGRRFGHVHIDIVRPLPLSGGARHLLMVVDRSTRWPEATPKQEATASACAEALLSSWISRFGIPDHTTTDRGPAFLSKLWSALAQLLGTAHNTPQPITPQPTAWSSSFTGP, encoded by the coding sequence atggtgcagctcgggatcaactacgaggacctcgctaGGGagcaggccgctgacccagagaccccagcctaccgcaccgccatcacgtccctgaagtggagggacgtgcccctcgcccccaggggcccaaatctcctctgcgacgtcagtaccggccagcccTGCCCCCTGGTGCCCTCCTCctgccgccgccaggtattcgacttcatccacaggctgtcccacTCCTCCGGCAGGACggcggccaagctgctgtcagagaagttcgtctggcacggtgTGCAGAAGGACACGAGgacctgggcaaggcagtgcctgcagtgccaaaccagcaaagtggGGCGTCACACCGAGTCTGGAATAGGCGAGTTTCCGCAGCCAGGGCGGCGGTTCGGCCATGTTCACATCGACATCGTCAGGCCCCTTCCCCTGTCAGGTGGGGCCAGACATCTCCTGATGGTGGtcgaccgctcaacaaggtggcccgaagccacgcccaagcaagaagccaccgccagcgcatgcgccgaggccctactctccagttggatcagccgcttcggcatCCCTGACCATActacaaccgacaggggccccgccttcctgtccaaactgtggtccgccctggcacagctgctggggacagctcataaCACCCCACAGCCTATAACCCCACAGCCAACGGCTTGGTCAAGcagtttcacaggtccctga